In a genomic window of Amycolatopsis japonica:
- a CDS encoding sigma-70 family RNA polymerase sigma factor, which translates to MAEQDWVSERFAEHQGRLRAVAYRILGSPGEAEDAVQEAWLRVSRADTDDIENPAGWLTTVVARVCLNMLESRRARREESAGAMPPEPGVPDVAKEDPEDEALLADSVGVALMVVLDKLNPAERLAFVLHDVFAVSFGEIGTVLGRSPAAARQLASRARRRVQTASDETDAARSPKREVIAAFLAAARNGDFEALLEVLDPDAVVGEVRGGHAVAAFFSGRAEAARLALVGGDPSAVWSHRGEAKAVFTFSVHDGKITRIDIDTDPERLRGLEIAFLSAK; encoded by the coding sequence ATGGCCGAGCAGGATTGGGTGAGCGAGCGGTTCGCCGAGCATCAAGGTCGCTTGCGGGCGGTGGCCTACCGGATACTCGGTTCGCCAGGGGAGGCCGAGGACGCGGTGCAGGAGGCGTGGCTGCGGGTCAGCCGCGCGGACACCGACGACATCGAGAATCCGGCGGGCTGGCTGACCACGGTCGTCGCCAGGGTCTGCCTGAACATGCTGGAATCGCGCCGCGCCAGACGGGAGGAGTCCGCGGGGGCGATGCCGCCCGAGCCCGGCGTGCCGGATGTCGCCAAGGAAGACCCGGAGGACGAGGCGCTGCTGGCCGATTCGGTCGGGGTCGCGCTGATGGTGGTGCTGGACAAGCTGAACCCCGCCGAGCGGCTCGCGTTCGTCCTGCATGACGTGTTCGCCGTGTCGTTCGGCGAGATCGGCACCGTCCTCGGCCGTTCGCCGGCGGCCGCTCGGCAGCTCGCGAGCCGGGCCAGGCGCCGGGTGCAGACCGCTTCCGACGAGACGGACGCCGCGCGATCCCCGAAGCGGGAGGTCATCGCCGCCTTTCTGGCCGCAGCTCGAAACGGTGATTTCGAAGCCCTGCTCGAAGTGCTCGACCCGGACGCCGTGGTCGGCGAGGTCCGCGGCGGCCACGCGGTCGCGGCCTTCTTCTCCGGACGCGCGGAGGCGGCCCGGCTGGCCCTGGTCGGCGGGGATCCATCGGCCGTCTGGTCGCATCGCGGCGAGGCGAAGGCCGTCTTCACGTTCAGCGTTCACGACGGGAAGATCACCAGGATCGACATCGACACCGACCCGGAACGCCTCCGCGGTCTCGAAATCGCCTTCCTCAGCGCCAAATGA
- the ligD gene encoding non-homologous end-joining DNA ligase, with the protein MSTVPDAIAPMLATDGDLPTGGWGYEYKWDGYRCCLRVARDGETRLTSRRGLDITTTYPDVTGEALDGREAVLDGEIVVLDEQGRPSFPLLQTRHLRTPDASLLERSPVHFFAFDVLFLDGDVLLDEPYEARREVLTSLGAGGRIAIPPGYTDDDISPDQLLDVVRQHGLEGLIAKKLDSRYYPGKRTRQWIKRALWHTQEVVVGGWRPGDGRRSGTLGALLLGAHDDAGDLRYIGDVGTGFSDKVLEDLHARLTPLERKKPPFASEVPRDRARRVHWVKPELVGEVVHRNWTPDGRLRHTTWRGLRADKTPEDVKLPSSG; encoded by the coding sequence ATGAGCACCGTGCCGGACGCGATCGCCCCGATGCTGGCGACCGACGGCGACCTGCCCACCGGCGGGTGGGGATACGAATACAAATGGGACGGCTACCGCTGCTGCCTGCGTGTCGCGCGCGACGGCGAGACGCGGCTGACCAGCCGCCGCGGGCTCGACATCACGACGACGTACCCGGACGTCACCGGCGAAGCGCTCGATGGTCGCGAAGCCGTCCTCGACGGCGAGATCGTCGTGCTCGACGAGCAGGGCAGGCCCAGCTTCCCGCTGCTGCAGACCCGGCACCTGCGCACGCCGGACGCGTCGCTGCTGGAACGCAGCCCGGTGCACTTCTTCGCCTTCGACGTGCTGTTTCTCGACGGCGACGTCCTGCTCGACGAGCCGTACGAGGCCCGGCGCGAGGTGCTGACGTCCTTGGGTGCCGGCGGCCGCATCGCCATCCCACCGGGGTACACCGACGACGACATCTCACCCGATCAGCTGCTCGACGTCGTCCGGCAGCACGGGCTCGAAGGCTTGATCGCGAAGAAGCTCGACAGCCGCTACTACCCCGGCAAGCGGACACGGCAATGGATCAAACGGGCGCTGTGGCACACCCAAGAGGTCGTGGTCGGCGGCTGGCGTCCCGGCGACGGACGGCGCTCGGGAACGCTCGGCGCGCTGCTGCTCGGCGCCCATGACGACGCCGGCGACCTGCGGTACATCGGCGACGTCGGGACCGGGTTCAGCGACAAGGTCCTCGAAGACCTGCATGCCCGGCTCACTCCGCTGGAGCGGAAGAAGCCGCCCTTCGCCTCGGAGGTCCCGCGCGATCGGGCGCGGCGGGTGCACTGGGTGAAGCCGGAACTCGTCGGTGAGGTCGTGCACCGGAACTGGACACCGGACGGCCGTCTGCGGCATACGACGTGGCGGGGTTTGCGGGCGGACAAGACGCCTGAGGACGTCAAGCTTCCGTCCTCTGGATGA
- a CDS encoding DUF4097 family beta strand repeat-containing protein produces MSVFPTPQPIAATLTVAGARVRLTASDRTDTVVLVEPIDATSKSDVKVAENTKVGFDGGKLSIETKKAGGKNGSVAITIEVPTGSELVLNTAWSDVEADGRFGDCVLEMSSGQARIERVAAVRGNLAAGDVAIGHISGTVDLDGGSAGVRIGEVEGTVKYSGATGKVWIGHARSDVELSGASGSFDIDRADGDIVAKAANCPIRIGRLSRGEAELVNASGGIEVGVDGDTASVDAKSTKGSVRNSVATDSEAGVKVYARTRLDDIVIHRAA; encoded by the coding sequence ATGTCCGTCTTCCCCACCCCGCAGCCGATCGCCGCCACGCTGACCGTCGCCGGCGCCCGGGTTCGCCTCACCGCGAGCGACCGCACCGACACGGTGGTGCTGGTCGAGCCGATCGACGCCACGAGCAAGTCGGACGTGAAGGTCGCCGAGAACACCAAGGTCGGCTTCGACGGCGGAAAGCTGTCGATCGAGACGAAGAAGGCCGGCGGCAAGAACGGCTCGGTCGCCATCACGATCGAGGTGCCCACCGGTTCCGAGCTGGTCCTGAACACGGCCTGGTCGGACGTCGAGGCCGACGGCCGGTTCGGCGATTGCGTGCTGGAGATGTCGTCGGGACAGGCCCGGATCGAGCGCGTCGCGGCGGTGCGGGGCAACCTCGCGGCCGGCGACGTCGCGATCGGGCACATCTCCGGGACCGTCGACCTCGACGGCGGCTCGGCCGGCGTCCGGATCGGCGAGGTCGAAGGCACCGTCAAGTACTCGGGCGCGACCGGGAAGGTCTGGATCGGGCACGCCCGGTCCGACGTCGAACTTTCCGGTGCCAGCGGAAGTTTCGACATCGACCGCGCCGACGGCGACATCGTCGCGAAGGCGGCCAACTGCCCGATCCGCATCGGACGGCTGTCGCGCGGCGAGGCCGAACTGGTGAACGCGTCCGGCGGTATCGAGGTCGGCGTCGACGGGGACACCGCGTCGGTGGATGCCAAGAGCACCAAGGGATCCGTGCGCAACTCCGTCGCGACCGACAGCGAGGCCGGGGTCAAGGTCTACGCCCGCACGCGGCTGGACGACATCGTCATTCACCGCGCCGCGTGA
- a CDS encoding VOC family protein produces the protein MIRFFSCTLAVHDLGSALGFYRDVLGFTVWGDGPVSVGPPSQPDVRIVLEPPDADRGASTADRSAIEDLMSKALLNRLVFATDDCDGTFERIEAAGVEVMQEPIDRPGGVRDCAFLDPSGNLLRFIQRTEA, from the coding sequence ATGATCCGGTTCTTCTCGTGCACGCTCGCCGTCCACGATCTCGGCAGCGCGCTCGGCTTCTATCGTGACGTGCTCGGTTTCACCGTGTGGGGTGACGGACCGGTGAGCGTCGGACCGCCTTCGCAGCCGGACGTGCGGATCGTCCTCGAACCACCCGACGCGGACCGCGGTGCCTCAACAGCCGACCGGTCCGCGATCGAGGATCTGATGTCCAAGGCCTTACTGAACCGGCTCGTCTTCGCGACCGACGACTGCGACGGCACCTTTGAGCGCATCGAGGCCGCGGGCGTCGAAGTGATGCAGGAACCGATCGACCGGCCAGGAGGTGTACGCGATTGCGCCTTCCTCGACCCCTCCGGCAATCTGCTGCGCTTCATCCAGAGGACGGAAGCTTGA
- a CDS encoding tyrosine-protein phosphatase has translation MKLDWAGCLNSRDVGGLLSADGRRIRFGALLRSDSHNRLTAEGIAAVRAAGIGRILDLRWARETAREPSPFADDPVYRNAPLIAELAEQGTTMPDAYRTMLDDNRRQITGVFVQLSDAPPGPLAVHCSAGRDRTGVLVALALSVAGVPASAIAEDYARTEGCSGDTILRTLAHLETRHGGAYDYLTKGGATRTQLSQVRDRLLS, from the coding sequence ATGAAGCTCGACTGGGCCGGCTGCCTCAACAGCCGCGACGTAGGCGGATTACTGTCGGCCGATGGACGGCGGATCCGGTTCGGCGCGCTTCTCCGGTCCGACAGCCACAATCGGCTGACCGCCGAGGGAATAGCCGCGGTGCGCGCGGCGGGGATCGGCCGGATACTCGACCTCCGGTGGGCGCGGGAAACCGCGCGGGAGCCGAGCCCGTTCGCGGACGATCCCGTGTACCGCAACGCGCCCTTGATCGCCGAGCTGGCCGAGCAGGGCACGACCATGCCGGACGCGTATCGCACGATGCTCGACGACAATCGACGTCAGATCACCGGCGTCTTCGTTCAGCTGAGTGACGCTCCGCCCGGACCGCTCGCGGTGCACTGCAGTGCCGGGCGCGACCGGACGGGAGTGCTCGTCGCGCTCGCGCTGAGCGTCGCGGGTGTGCCGGCCTCGGCGATCGCCGAGGACTACGCGCGCACGGAAGGATGCAGCGGCGACACGATTCTCCGCACCTTGGCCCATCTGGAAACCCGCCACGGGGGCGCATATGACTACCTGACGAAGGGAGGAGCCACCAGGACTCAGCTAAGCCAGGTAAGGGATCGTCTGCTCTCCTAA
- the ligD gene encoding non-homologous end-joining DNA ligase has translation MPEERITVEVEGRRLGLSNLDKVLYPAHGFTKREVLDYYRRIAPVMLPHLRDRAATFRRFPDGVDGEPFYEKNVSRHAPDWVRTARLTNRGRRGGEETLDYPVVGDLPTLMWAANLAALELHIPQWTVGPRGARKSPDLLVFDLDPGPPADVVDCCRVAETLSDLLIGDGLTVYAKTSGNKGMQLYCPVRTRSGERTSEYAKAVAEELARRSPETIVAKMTKAIRPGRVFIDWSQNNTAKTTIAPYSLRGRAVPTVSTPVTWEEVEACRKAADLLFTAEQVLERVEEMGDLFGDIAEHRAAVPQR, from the coding sequence GTGCCTGAGGAGCGGATAACGGTCGAGGTCGAGGGTCGGCGGCTGGGGCTGTCCAATCTGGACAAGGTGCTCTATCCCGCGCACGGTTTCACCAAACGCGAGGTCCTCGACTACTACCGCCGGATAGCCCCGGTGATGCTCCCGCATCTGCGCGACCGCGCCGCCACCTTCCGCCGGTTCCCCGACGGTGTCGACGGCGAACCGTTCTACGAGAAGAACGTTTCCCGTCACGCGCCCGACTGGGTGCGCACCGCGCGGCTCACCAACCGCGGCCGCCGGGGCGGGGAGGAGACGCTCGACTACCCGGTCGTCGGCGACCTCCCGACGCTGATGTGGGCGGCCAATCTCGCCGCGCTGGAACTGCACATTCCACAGTGGACCGTCGGCCCGCGCGGCGCCCGGAAATCACCCGATCTGCTGGTGTTCGACCTCGATCCCGGGCCGCCCGCGGACGTCGTCGACTGCTGCCGGGTGGCCGAGACGCTCAGCGACCTGCTCATCGGAGACGGTCTCACGGTGTACGCGAAGACCAGCGGCAACAAGGGAATGCAGTTGTACTGCCCGGTGCGCACGCGCTCCGGCGAACGCACCTCCGAGTACGCCAAGGCCGTCGCGGAGGAGCTCGCGCGCCGGTCACCGGAGACCATCGTCGCCAAGATGACGAAGGCCATCCGCCCTGGCCGCGTGTTCATCGACTGGAGCCAGAACAACACCGCCAAGACCACCATCGCGCCGTACTCATTGCGCGGCCGCGCCGTCCCGACCGTCTCCACGCCGGTGACCTGGGAGGAGGTCGAAGCCTGCCGCAAGGCCGCCGACCTGCTGTTCACCGCCGAGCAGGTGCTCGAACGCGTCGAGGAGATGGGTGACCTGTTCGGCGACATCGCCGAGCATCGCGCGGCCGTGCCCCAACGGTGA
- a CDS encoding VOC family protein: MKAHVSSILLGVKDLATSRAFYTEGLGWKIKDDYGVSVFFEPDGGSRVGFYGREGLAGQVGTSPEGSGFSGLVLTYVVRSEARVDEVVAEAEKAGATILKPAGALPWGGYGGTFADLDGYIWSIGYSAKGTDQPYAE, encoded by the coding sequence ATGAAAGCGCACGTCAGCTCGATCCTGCTCGGCGTCAAGGACCTGGCCACGTCCAGGGCGTTCTACACCGAGGGGCTCGGCTGGAAGATCAAGGACGACTACGGCGTCTCGGTGTTCTTCGAACCGGACGGCGGCTCGCGGGTCGGCTTCTACGGCCGCGAAGGCCTCGCGGGCCAGGTGGGCACGAGCCCGGAAGGCAGTGGCTTCAGCGGGCTCGTCCTCACCTACGTCGTCCGCAGCGAGGCACGCGTCGACGAGGTCGTCGCGGAGGCCGAGAAGGCGGGCGCCACGATCCTGAAGCCCGCGGGTGCTCTGCCGTGGGGCGGGTACGGCGGCACCTTCGCGGACCTGGACGGCTACATCTGGAGCATCGGCTACAGCGCGAAGGGCACTGATCAGCCGTACGCGGAGTGA
- the pip gene encoding prolyl aminopeptidase — protein MIELYPPAEPYDKGLLDVGDGNVLYWETCGNPAGKPAVMLHGGPGQGCTPGMRRMFDPARYRAVLFDQRGCGRSTPHASDPATDMRHNTTDHLVADMERLREHLGIERWLVTGGSWGTTLALAYAERFPERVTEIVVSSISTTRPSEIDWLYHGAGRFFPEEWARFRGDIPGDLVAAYARLMEDPDPRVRIEAARSWCRWEDTVLSLEPGATVHNGPTGEWELAFARIVTHYYSHAAWLEAGALIRDAGLLRDIPGVLIHGRRDLSCPVDTAWELARAWPGAELLIDDDSGHHSSDVKRAWKLAALDRFAGS, from the coding sequence ATGATCGAGCTGTACCCGCCCGCCGAGCCGTACGACAAGGGACTGCTCGATGTAGGTGACGGCAACGTCCTCTATTGGGAGACCTGCGGGAATCCGGCAGGGAAGCCCGCGGTCATGCTGCACGGCGGCCCCGGGCAGGGCTGTACGCCGGGGATGCGGCGGATGTTCGACCCGGCCCGCTATCGCGCGGTGCTGTTCGATCAGCGCGGCTGCGGCCGCAGCACCCCGCACGCGAGCGATCCGGCGACCGACATGCGGCACAACACGACGGACCACCTCGTCGCCGACATGGAACGCCTGCGAGAACACCTGGGGATCGAACGCTGGCTCGTCACCGGAGGTTCATGGGGCACGACACTCGCGCTCGCCTACGCCGAACGATTCCCGGAGCGGGTCACCGAGATCGTCGTCAGCTCCATCAGCACGACACGGCCGTCCGAGATCGACTGGCTGTATCACGGCGCGGGCCGGTTCTTTCCCGAGGAATGGGCCCGCTTTCGCGGTGATATCCCGGGTGATCTGGTCGCCGCCTACGCACGGCTCATGGAGGATCCCGACCCGCGGGTCCGGATCGAGGCCGCCCGTTCCTGGTGCCGTTGGGAGGATACCGTGCTGTCACTGGAACCCGGCGCGACCGTCCACAATGGTCCGACCGGCGAGTGGGAACTCGCCTTCGCGCGCATCGTCACGCACTACTACTCCCACGCCGCCTGGCTGGAAGCCGGCGCGCTGATCCGCGACGCGGGCCTGTTGCGGGACATTCCCGGCGTGCTGATCCACGGACGCCGGGACCTGAGCTGCCCAGTGGACACGGCCTGGGAACTCGCCCGCGCCTGGCCCGGCGCGGAGTTGCTGATCGACGACGATTCGGGACACCATTCGAGTGACGTGAAACGGGCCTGGAAGCTCGCGGCGCTGGACCGGTTCGCTGGGTCTTAG
- a CDS encoding MarR family winged helix-turn-helix transcriptional regulator has protein sequence MWLLTGYHTLAETENAVRAKLGGIPLLWERMEAVANLHRAAIAVRLHFENSVLRTAGLTWTAFVVLWVVWIFGEKETRHVAAESGITKGTLTGVMKTLEAHGLVTRRKHPVDGRLVLLALTPEGERLMRELFPEFNQEEAFVTERLSSEKCTELAASLREIVRQLEEKGEERRAR, from the coding sequence ATGTGGCTGTTGACCGGGTATCACACGCTGGCCGAGACCGAGAACGCCGTCCGGGCCAAACTGGGCGGTATCCCGCTGCTGTGGGAGCGGATGGAGGCGGTGGCCAATCTCCACCGCGCCGCGATCGCGGTCCGGCTGCATTTCGAGAACTCGGTACTGCGCACCGCGGGCCTCACCTGGACCGCGTTCGTGGTGCTCTGGGTGGTGTGGATCTTCGGCGAAAAGGAGACCAGGCACGTCGCCGCGGAATCCGGGATCACCAAGGGGACGCTGACCGGGGTCATGAAGACCCTGGAGGCGCACGGCCTGGTCACCCGGCGCAAACACCCCGTCGATGGGCGGCTGGTGCTGCTCGCGCTGACGCCGGAAGGGGAGCGGCTGATGCGGGAGCTCTTCCCGGAGTTCAACCAGGAGGAAGCGTTCGTCACCGAACGGCTCAGCTCCGAGAAGTGCACCGAGCTGGCCGCTTCGCTGCGGGAGATCGTCCGGCAACTGGAGGAGAAGGGCGAAGAGCGGCGGGCCCGGTAG
- a CDS encoding HNH endonuclease signature motif containing protein: MSNDSRPETTPAEWWRVDTATLHARKQELEVLKRQLDAEQNAILAEINSRGIRGCSGHSTLAGLILEDFLVSEKEAAARADRVLALHPGLSIVGDPEPPLAPLTAEAAAEGAIGGSQIDAIIKTLARVPSSVPDEDVRAGEKILVELARHAGPRQIARAGRRLLDELDPDGKEPRNDDPKETRPELRFVKHRDGTLGLKARLDLETYARLKSDLDPMAKPHKAIDGVRDPRTQDERYGDAFTDYVRLKTTSRNLPGQAGEATHILITMSYDDLIRDIGEAHLDLVGPISATDARILASDARVRPGVLGTAGEPLDIGRSKRTVSLAQKYALTLRDGGCAFPGCDMPVPRCTAHHIVFWRHHGETKIDNLVLLCTKHHRLIHRSEWKVQIAQDGLPEFTPPAYLDPTGTPRRNTMHLRT, translated from the coding sequence GTGTCCAACGACAGCAGACCCGAGACGACGCCCGCCGAGTGGTGGCGCGTCGACACGGCGACGCTGCATGCGCGTAAACAAGAACTCGAAGTGTTGAAACGCCAACTGGATGCCGAGCAGAACGCCATCCTCGCCGAAATCAACTCCCGCGGGATCCGTGGCTGCAGCGGTCATTCGACGCTGGCCGGGCTGATACTCGAAGACTTCCTGGTGTCGGAGAAGGAAGCCGCCGCCCGCGCGGATCGGGTACTGGCCCTGCATCCCGGTCTGTCGATCGTTGGCGACCCTGAACCGCCGCTGGCTCCACTGACGGCTGAGGCTGCTGCGGAGGGCGCGATCGGTGGGAGTCAGATCGACGCGATCATCAAGACCCTCGCCCGGGTCCCGTCGAGTGTTCCGGATGAGGACGTGCGGGCTGGGGAGAAGATCCTCGTCGAGCTAGCCAGACATGCGGGACCACGCCAGATCGCCCGCGCCGGACGCCGTCTCCTGGACGAACTCGACCCCGACGGCAAAGAACCCCGCAACGACGACCCGAAGGAGACCCGGCCGGAGCTACGGTTCGTCAAGCACCGCGACGGCACTCTCGGCCTCAAGGCCCGGCTTGATCTGGAAACCTACGCCCGGTTGAAGTCTGACCTGGATCCGATGGCCAAGCCGCACAAGGCCATCGACGGAGTCCGGGATCCCCGGACTCAGGACGAACGTTACGGGGACGCCTTCACCGACTACGTCCGCCTGAAGACCACCAGCCGGAACCTCCCCGGCCAGGCCGGGGAAGCCACCCACATCCTCATCACCATGTCCTACGACGACCTGATCCGCGACATCGGTGAAGCCCACCTGGATCTGGTCGGCCCGATCAGTGCGACCGACGCCCGGATCCTTGCCAGCGATGCCCGCGTCAGACCCGGCGTCCTCGGCACCGCAGGCGAACCACTCGACATCGGCCGCTCCAAACGCACCGTGTCACTGGCCCAGAAATACGCGCTCACCCTCCGGGACGGAGGCTGCGCGTTCCCCGGCTGCGACATGCCCGTCCCCCGCTGCACCGCCCACCACATTGTTTTCTGGCGACACCACGGCGAAACCAAAATCGACAACCTCGTACTCCTCTGCACCAAACACCACCGACTCATCCACCGCAGCGAATGGAAAGTCCAGATCGCCCAAGACGGCCTACCCGAATTCACCCCGCCCGCTTACCTCGACCCGACCGGAACACCAAGGAGGAACACCATGCACCTCAGGACATAG